The Coffea arabica cultivar ET-39 chromosome 9e, Coffea Arabica ET-39 HiFi, whole genome shotgun sequence genome has a window encoding:
- the LOC113709898 gene encoding uncharacterized protein yields the protein MEEQPTPVDKDLLRRLDRFDDFMKKNQGLSRHGGWDYDELCLFPDIQLPVGFKTPKFSKYDGTRNPKTHLKMFANKLGKPVDDENLPMHLFPESLEGGALDWYSNLKSGEVKTWLDLSTAFVKQYEFNCELAPTRTTLEGTKRKPSEDHKTYAKRWRKLAAKVEPPMTEEEIVRTFIKAHDPPYFEEIFRMTGSSFAAIINKLEEYDEFVKAGKIVNVSALKLQLDALQNQNNNGKRPQFKKKEGDTAFIWDQGPSFRPRNHPTYSFPYPYYTNPQPVYHTTTQFHHSRPNHLNTSPLPPTQQPVFQNHSRPIYHSRPTLQNNNPSQNHLQTSGIQTQKQFRTFTNLGRPIDQLYEQLRAAGKIGTVPPKIYPRGPPAGYDPHAICAYHSGSSGHNTGNCWVLKHKIQDMIDFGDIFLRRKGEQGPNVSKNSLPEHGNTVGVIAADKDYVDPTQYILDETEVFGVMEADHARMRKLSSVEESMTKDNVEKKLKSFVFEKMEPFIVEGGPSEINNSKAPFILDLPSFEWNISEPVILEFPEQMPVNNLQEVPWNYEEPCLLIGSKDCLKEDISTTTKSGKIVGNSDIDVQSRAKIKSPTPKPRVSENEAVDFLKMLKRSEYKIVEQLDRMPAQISFLNLLLTSELHREALLKILNEAQVPKDIPVDKFSNIVGNVRAANHIAFSDDDLTAEGIGHNRALYISVRCNGKLLPRVLVDNGSALNICPWNTLTKLGFLDIKLRPSATVVQGFDGSRRESMGEADLVLEIGPAQFQVTCQVMDFSSVYNILLGRPWIHTSNSVPSSLHQMLRFIVNDQLITVFAEDDCTMIVDAKFNDENRKRTPISSHHVADIVSVGWASGDKSLTQSDLPEASIMMAREMMAREMIRGGYEIGRGLGRELQGILEPIEIPTQKDTFGLGFHPTAKDRREIQARKQAEKKGKQIALNIPPLYHTFPRPSEVIMPEMKNPVEEIELDLSQLFVGATCEEEPSENAEFLPITEGAIQNWTADYLSSRREFRWPQIKSFDPLDVTILEFDGCNLDISHELEIMQSEIQSESDTEEEFESISRNLKQYEEKPKPNLEETEIINIGTKTEVKEVKVSIHLNRKQKEEMIEFLMFFQDVFAWSYDDMPGISTDIVVHRLPTDPNFLPVKQKPRKFKPEMSLKIKEQIVKQLNAKIIMVSHYPIWLSNPVPVPKKSGEVRVENHLVDLKKLFERLRKYNLKLNPTKCAFGAPAGKLLGLIVSKKGIEIDPAKIKAIRDMPIPKSHKDVKSFLGKINFIGRFIAQLTSTCEPLFKLLKKNAPMDWNENCQ from the exons AAAGAATCAAGGGTTAAGCAGGCATGGTGGTTGGGACTACGATGAATTGTGTCTTTTCCCAGATATTCAGCTACCGGTGGgattcaaaacccctaaattcaGCAAGTATGATGGAACTAGAAATCCTAAGACGCACCTCAAgatgtttgccaacaagttaggTAAACCTGTGGATGATGAGAATTTGCCTATGCATCTATTTCCGGAAAGTTTGGAGGGAGGTGCTCTAGAttggtattcaaatttgaaGTCTGGAGAAGTCAAAACCTGGTTGGATCTGTCAACAGCTTTTGTGAAGCAGTATGAATTTAACTGTGAGTTAGCACCAACACGAACCACACTGGAGGGTACGAAAAGAAAGCCGTCGGAAGATCACAAGACCTACGCAAAACGGTGGAGAAAGTTAGCTGCCAAAGTGGAGCCTCCTATGACTGAGGAGGAGATTGTTCGCACTTTCATCAAGGCCCACGATCCACCTTATTTTGAAGAGATCTTCCGCATGACTGGAAGTTCATTTGCTGCTATCATTAACAAGTTGGAGGAGTATGATGAATTTGTCAAAgcaggaaagattgttaatgtgtctgcatTAAAGTTGCAATTGGATGCtctacaaaatcaaaacaacaaTGGGAAAAGGCCCcaattcaagaagaaagaaggtgaTACTGCTTTTATATGGGATCAAGGCCCGTCTTTCAGACCCCGAAACCATCCCACCTATTCTTTCCCTTACCCGTATTACACCAATCCTCAACCAGTCTACCACACTACTACCCAATTCCATCATTCCCGACCAAATCATTTGAATACCTCGCCCTTACCTCCAACTCAACAACCTGTCTTTCAAAATCACTCTCGTCCCATTTACCATTCCAGACCAACCCTACAAAACAATAACCCTTCTCAAAATCATTTGCAAACCAGTGGAATTCAAACTCAGAAGCAATTTCGAACCTTCACCAATTTGGGCCGACCTATTGATCAGTTGTATGAGCAATTAAGAGCAGCTGGGAAAATTGGCACTGTTCCTCCCAAAATCTATCCCAGAGGTCCTCCTGCCGGTTATGATCCGCATGCAATatgtgcttatcattctggaaGTTCAGGTCATAACACTGGCAATTGTTgggttttaaaacataagattcAGGACATGATTGACTTTGGAGACATCTTTCTCAGAAGAAAGGGAGAGCAGGGACCGAATGTTAGTAAGAATTCTTTACCGGAGCATGGGAACACTGTGGGAGTTATTGCTGCTGATAAAGATTATGTCGATCCCACTCAGTACATTTTAGATGAAACTGAAGTGTTTGGCGTGATGGAGGCTGACCATGCGAGAATGAGAAAACTATCGTCTGTTGAAGAATCCATGACTAAGGATAATGTCGAGAAAAAGTTGAAATCTTTTGTGTTTGAAAAAATGGAGCCATTTATAGTAGAAGGAGGGCCTTCCGAGATCAACAATTCTAAAGCTCCTTTTATCCTGGATCTACCATCTTTTGAATGGAATATATCAGAGCCGGTCATTCTAGAATTTCCAGAACAAATGCCTGTTAATAATTTGCAAGAGGTACCATGGAACTACGAGGAACCCTGTCTGTTAATTGGGAGTAAAGATTGCTTGAAGGAAGATATATCTACTACTACTAAGTCTGGAAAAATTGTGGGAAACTCCGATATTGATGTTCAATCCAGGGCCAAGATTAAATCTCCGACACCCAAGCCTCGTGTGTCTGAAAATGAAGCTGTAGATTTTCTGAAGATGCTGAAGAGAAGTGAATACAAAATAGTGGAGCAGTTGGATAGGATGCCTGCTCAGATttcttttctgaatcttctcttgaCTTCCGAGTTGCACAGAGAAGCATTGCTCAAAATTCTGAACGAAGCCCAAGTCCCTAAAGATATTCCAGTGGATAAATTTTCTAACATTGTGGGGAATGTACGTGCTGCTAATCATATTGCCTTCTCTGATGATGATCTGACTGCAGAAGGGATCGGGCATAACAGAGCTTTGTATATATCAGTCCGTTGCAATGGAAAGCTGTTGCCGAGGGTTTTAGTGGATAATGGATCTGCGTTGAATATCTGTCCATGGAACACTCTCACTAAGCTTGGATTTCTTGATATTAAACTTCGTCCATCTGCAACTGTGGTTCAAGGATTTGATGGTTCAAGGAGGGAATCTATGGGTGAAGCAGATCTGGTATTGGAGATAGGCcccgctcaattccaagttactTGCCAAGTGATGGACTTTTCCAGCGTTTACAATATTTTGCTTGGAAGACCTTGGATACATACTTCCAATTCAGTGCCATCTTCTTTGCATCAAATGTTgaggtttattgtgaatgatcAGCTCATTACTGTGTTTGCTGAGGATGACTGCACCATGATCGTTGATGCAAAATTCAAtgatgaaaacagaaaaaggacTCCAATTTCGTCTCATCATGTTGCTGACATCGTCTCTGTGGGATGGGCATCCGGGGATAAGTCGTTGACTCAATCAGATTTGCCAGAGGCCAGTATTATGATGGCGAGAGAGATGATGGCGAGAGAGATGATCCGAGGTGGATATGAAATAGGAAGAGGTCTTGGGCGAGAATTGCAAGGAATTTTGGAGCCGATAGAGATCCCTACGCAAAAGGATACATTTGGACTGGGATTTCATCCGACTGCTAAGGACAGAAGGGAAATACAAGCTCGAAAACAAGCTGAAAAGAAGGGCAAGCAAATTGCTTTAAATATCCCACCGCTATATCACACTTTTCCTCGTCCATCAGAGGTGATTATGCCAGAAATGAAGAATCCCGTGGAAGAGATTGAACTGGACCTGTCTCAATTATTTGTCGGGGCCACTTGTGAGGAGGAGCCATCGGAGAATGCAGAATTTTTGCCAATTACcgaaggagctattcaaaattgGACTGCTGATTATCTttcctctcgaagggaatttcg ATGGCCACAAATAAAATCctttgaccctttggatgtcACCATTTTGGAATTCGATGGTTGCAATCTCGATATCTCTCATGAACTTGAAATCATGCAATCTGAAATTCAAAGCGAGAGCGATACTGAGGAAGAATTTGAGTCTATTTCAAGGAATTTAAAACAGTATGAAGAGAAACCCAAACCCAACTTAGAAGAAACAGAAATCATCAATATTGGCACTAAGACGGAGGTTAAAGAAGTTAAAGTCAGCATTCATTTGAATAGGAAACAAAAGGAGGAAATGATTgaatttttaatgttttttcAAGATGTGTTCGCATGGTCATACGATGATATGCCAGGGATCTCTACAGACATAGTGGTTCACAGGTTGCCAACCGATCCAAATTTTTTACCTGTAAAGCAGAAGCCACGtaaattcaaaccagaaatgAGTCTCAAAATAAAGGAACAAATTGTGAAACAGCTCAATGCTAAGATAATCATGGTGTCTCATTATCCCATCTGGCTTTCGAATCCTGTGCCAGTGCCTAAGAAATCTGGGGAGGTGCGA GTTGAGaaccatttggttgatttaaAGAAGCTGTTTGAAAGATTGAGGAAGTATAATTTGAAGTTGAACC